Genomic DNA from Schistosoma haematobium chromosome 1, whole genome shotgun sequence:
TTTATTACCTTAATTGGAAAAACTGATGTGTTATTCTCAAATTGGTTTATGCTTGAGATATATCATGATTACGTTCTTAAAAAGTTGGGACcgttttaatatatatatatatatatatatatatatatatatatattcttagtaATTTTCATTAATGTAATGCCTGTATCTTGTAATATTTGCCTCATACATTATAACCGTACTACCGCGATTTCAATGAAGTACATTCGTGTGGGCTAGATGTTTTCGCTGTCTTTAGATCTGATCCATTCGTGACTATCAGAGTAAGTACTAGTTATCCCTGGGATCCACCAATTCTCATATAACATTATATTCTATTAATACTTTGGGAGCATTTCAATCAACTGTTGATGACTACATTAACTCATTATGTCGCAAAATGTACTCTTAATATAAAAACATGACGAAATGAGAAATTTAACATAAATTGGGAATAAAACATGTGACATAGAATCTTTTATTTCGTTAAGAATCGTTAGAAAATATTCCGATGAAATCTGTATTGGAAAATCGACCAGTTTTTTCTCAAATAGAAGTGGCATCAATCATAGTCATACATCTCTTTGTTAATATACAACGTTAATTATCAACCGACTTACTGATAACTTgcaatatatattttgtttaccAGTTACATTAAAACTTTCAGCTAAACAGATAAGTGCcaaatgttttgttttcatctCATTTCATTATTCTGGTAGTGGCTACTTTATGTCAAGCCCATacaggttattctagcttctggacagaccaATTCGTTCTTCCTTCTcaagtcacgttttgaccttgtcaattatttgcTCATTTACCCTGTTTTCATATGATCGTATGTGCTAATTGCGTATCCTATCTATCacgtgtctgtaacttatttttgtttgactatcaatattgagtcacgcttgattaaatcgagttggctcactcgccttcTCCTCTGTTCGTCAATTCATCTCACTTCGTTCCGCTCTCTCCTCTTCAATTCCTTCGCTTCATTTCACTGACTGTCCGTCTGGATTAACGAAAGTACGAAATATAAGTATCCAAAACTTaattctcgtatttggcttatttcaTTCCTTTGTTCTATAACGCGAATTAAGTCGATGAAAACATACAAGGTTGGCGACATGTGCATTTCGCTAAGATCGTCGTCTGATTTAATTGTAATCAGATAAAGCGTCACTAATATCTATTCTGGTAAAAACAAAGCGAGGCTAATAGTTTATAAACGAAACTAACATTTACAACAAGTCAATTCGTAACGTTCGCTTATATTGCATAAAACACTGTTAACATTTGACCGAAGTATTTACAAAACAGATAAAATGGGGGAATCAATACGTTATATTGATTCTTTATCATGGAATTGATCAATATGTAGAGGTTCACTATTCATAATTCACCGTATAATGCAATAAGGTCTGTTTATCTCCATATGATAAAATGATTTGAATTTATCCGATGATTTGatgtttacattattattaatatcgaCCTTAACTCCTTCACGCTTTTATTTTTTAACGATAGCTTCTCTCTTTTCCTTTATCTATGTTCCTCTATGGATTGACAAAATTTATAGAAACTTGATTCAGTACGCTTGTGTATCAAGTTGCCTTTCGCACATCACTATTTATTGGCATTTATTCATCTGAAATCCACCTAAATGCACTCTGGGGTTAACGCCGGTACCAAACTCAAATAAAGGAGTGTTGGGTATGGGGTCGGCAACACCATCTcgtaaaaaaaacactaaccagaataaacaatttatgcCATTCAAACTCTGTCCTCTAAGTTGAGGGGTCTTTATTCAGGATTATGATGCCTCATAATGAAACCCAAGATTCTCCGGAAGTACCGAGGCTGATGCCTTTcataacaaccagagcaacaattaatgtAGGCACATGGAGAGTCCAGAAAATGTGGGAGACCGAAAAGACCAGTCGAATAGCTACGGAAATGATGAGATAGAACTCGACGATGCTCGGAATCATGAAACCCATTGGGcacaagctggacagaaaagattaGATTCAGAAGAGGTGATGTTGTGCTCTGGTCATGGAGAAGGAAATGCTCCACATACTCAGGGAGTTGAACTGATGCTGTTCAAAGAAGCACataatgcacttataggatgggaatttcatggatccagaatcataaGAGCATCCTTCAAATCAAACAAGCAGGGAGTTAAAATAACTGCTGTTCAGTGCTATTCACCCATCAAAGATAGCGATGAGGACgacaaagatcagttctatgacaTGCTTCAGTTGATCGTAGTGAAGTATCCAGCAAGGGACCTGACCTGtcaacaactatatgacacaatgATGGAACTGGCAGGGAAAtttagtaaaccagagagaccggtcaaggacaaataAGGCAGGACAATCACCGACATTCAGGGACAGAGGAACAAGTGGGTACTTTGAACATTTTGAGCGAATCATGAATAGATCAGCTCCACTCAAACCACCATACATCGAGGCAGTAAACACAGATCTTCCTTATTAAGCCATCAAGTGAATGGAACTGGTCACTATACACCAACTCCCTTGACTATGATAGGGCGTTTGActgtgtggataggagaacattatgtacatgtagtaagcccattccattactgtattatttatacgctcactgtaatttagacacttaaTCCACCATGTAAATTTCTGTGTGAGTATGATTGAGCACATGTCTGCACATCAATTTTCATttctattctcccattggttgtaatacacagataatcaataatttatccatacttgattaatactcataaatatatatatggatttctaacactcacacacacatacacttttTTTCACTGTGTGCTTGCTTCgtgtacgcttgcggattttaccaatctttaacagtaaactatctctataactggtgttcagacttttgaataatctcgagtaaatcgataattctactaggagattcagcctgcattaaatactcagttaacgggatactatttattggagtcagatatagaggacaCTAGCCTCTACAAAGTTGATGAGCTACATTTAGAACACGCACTATTTCTCTACAgtagtcgactggattatgaagacctccacatctgacgggaagcacggaatacaatagacagcttCCATGCAACTAGACAATTCGAACTTCGTAGATGGCCTAGCAATCCTATCCCACCTAGTCAGCAGCATCATCATCGATgtacaaggaggatctgatgcacaaGTAGAGACAAGGATTCGAAAAGTAAGCGCAGCATccctacagttgaacaacatacgCAACTCCAAACAACCATCTCTCAACCAACAtcagtcacaatcttcaatgcgaacgtcaagacagatagtcagtcagtcctactgtacggagctgaaactttgaCAACTAgcacaaccataatcaaaaaggtacaagtatttataaacaaatgtctactcaagatactcaatacaTGTTGGTCGGATGCCATCGACAATaaactactgtgggagagaacaaaccagtttccagttgaagaggaaattggcaAAAGACGTTGTGGGTGGATAGGATATGCACTGTGCAAATAACCAAACTGCACATTGAAGCAAGCgcaaatttggaatcctgaagttgaaatgaaaagaggaagactgaGGAGCACATTTCATTGGGAATTGGAAGcatacatcaaaagaatgaatagcacttAGAAACATCGTGAAAGCAGAGAGGAGGACAGAGTTCGATCGAGAATCCTGGTTGGCAGCCTATTCTTCTCTGCTAGGGGTAACAGgcacaagtatatatatatatacgcataGAAATGCCAATAAAATGATACTCCTAAATGTTCATATCATATGGGGGGGATTATATAAGATGTATGATCCAACCAATACTCACACTTTTAAAGGTTCGTTATTCTCTGATACAATAAGAATTTAGTTAGATTTCTAGTGGACAGAATGGGTAGGACGTTACTTCGATACGACAATAAAAGAATAGTTTCAAGATCACAGAAATACATTCACTGACAGCATACCCAGGTGACTCAgttaaaaattaatttgacaGAAAGTCACAATAAACTTAGGACGTAACGCAAATATGGATCGTTCCACTTTTTCAAACCCCAACTGAACACagaaaaagagaaaattaaCAAGATGGGCAGCAGAGAATGGCAAAATCAGACGCAACGGAAAACTAAGCATGAGAAATATGAATCAGCCATCAAATAATGCTGAGCAAAAATTATGGATTGAAAAGCTGGTCAGTAAATTCTACTGTGACCGATTCTGGACTTTATCGAAAGTTTCCAGTCGTAGATTACGGCTATTTAGTGTTTTCAATGAGATATCTACGTCTTCCCAAGGTCCGTAGGCGGAGTCGtattgctgactgtagagaggtgacGGCAGTAAGATGTTTTCTTCAGATAACCAGAATAACATttatgctgccttcccacaagcaTGGGAGGGGTTataaaaggtcgaccctaaaaatacacacctcgccttatcccacgaatATCCGTTTcaggcggtaaggtctcaacaagcaCGCAGCTAACACCGAAATTACGCACAGAagggtcgtgtgtgaccgacctcaagcagttgtcccttgggcactgcggtcacgctctctcAATCAAAActagtacataaaccttgtgaaggctctttactcgaacatgACCAGTCGGGTCAGAGATTACGGTGAACTGCCATCTGAATTTAGAACCCCAAGTGATGTCTGGCAAGGCTGTCCATCATCTCCATTATTGCTTAGTTTCATCATAAATCTATTACTGGGAATAACGTTATCTTCGTCTGAATTTTCGGGACTTGATCTAACAGGAGATCCACTTATTGACTTATAATATACACATGACATAGTCCAGTTTGGTGGAAACactgataaattgcagtcttttggtagcactaagcaacaatgccagaatgtttgagATGCGTTTCTCCacctctaaatgcaagctgttgcttcaggactggtctgcgtgaACACTTGaattaaggatagggagtgaagtagtcgaacgcgttgacaacttcacttatgttggaagtctgatcagccctaatggattggtgtctgacgaaatctctgcacgggttcagaaagctcgtttggggAGGTTGCGAACTATCTTATACATTTCCTAGTGAGTCTAAAAACTTTTTCGTGAAATCTATAGCCCCTGACTCCTCTATCTCTCATCTTTCTTGTTCATCAGTGAACACACTCATTAGATAGATTCTTGTTAGTCTAGATTTGTCGTTTTTCCTGACCTTTCTCTAGGTCTCGCTAAATGTTTCAAGGCTGTTAACTCAGTACTTTTTAGAATCATAATGGATTCAGGCTTACAACCGTAAACGGAATTCCATATTTCGGAGGGCGTCCCAACTGAACAACTGAGGGAAAAATGATTCGGATAATGTACCTGTCCCTGCTTACGAACACGAACTACCACATTCCTGATTGAAAGGTACGCAGGTAACGCGAAAAAGGCTTTCGAAACGAAAAACTACGTCTTAACAATAACATAACTTAGTACAGATTTCAATTCAACTTTATAGAACTTGATCAACAAGAATAAATGATCGTAAACTATATCTGCTATACGAAGGTTAATAATGTTACTCACCTGCATAAGTAGATAGAAGCACAATACGCAATAAAACAATTGGAAGTCAACAACTCAAATCATTTAGATACGACTTCACAAACGAAAAAACATACAAACGATCTTATTACCGAAGAGATAAGCAACTCCAAATTAACGATGAATAGACGTAACGTGTGGAGAGGTGACATAAGAAAATCACCTCAAATCCACAGTTTTAAGTGTATTACATTGGTTAGTGAAATATCCAATGGTAAGCTAAATAAATTTGTTGGAAATACAATTATGATTGTGCGAAATAAGTCAGTGTCATTTATTTCACATTctattctttattaaataagagGTTAGTGACACGAAAAGAAGCAATGATACAAATGAGGAAATGAAAAGATCTTTCAACAACATATACGTACAAATGAAAAGACAAAGCACAAAAAACGTACATTTTGTTAAGCCGTCACATTTTGTCTAATGGTAAAGAAAAGATTAACTCGAAAATTAGGATGCATTTTTTGTAATGTTCAGTTTACATAAAATTACAACATACAGTTACCTTTTTGATGTAAAGCCATTATCTTTACGAATGTTTTTAAATTGGATACTGCGGATTCAAATAAACTTAGGAAGATAAGAAGGGCCAAAGCAGAAATTACATTTAACTTGGAATGAAAACGAGagaaaaagataaaataaaaagtCAATGGCAAACATAAACGGGTCCACAATTTAGAACATGCAGCAACGAATAATGGACATTGGGGAGTTTCTTAAAACTATTTGGCATATTTTAGTGAATAGTCTACGGTTCGCAATCCAAATAAAAACTAGTTGGTAGTATTAGTCTTTTTTTCCCATTAAATCCTGTGAAATAGCTTCAGTAGCCTTCTTTTTAGCTGAAATTCAAAAGCACAAACACTTCATCTCATCACAACAGGAAGGATATATCCAAACAAATGAACTTCAGAAATACACAAGATCCTTTAAATATAACAtcttaacaataataaaatattaatattatctgGTCACAAAGAAGATAAAGACGAAATATGAATGCAATAACAAGAAGTTAAAGTGCAAAAAAACATGGGAAAAGATACATAATTAGTGTTATAACAATTGATTTTGACTTATTTCACCCAATGTTTTCGATCACAAAATTCGAAAGTCTTCCCCTACGTGACTCGGATTGGTAATTACCAATGAAGTAAGATCGTTTCATATTTAAAGCGTTTAACAGCCTTCCCGGTATTTCCTTTCAGAATAACCCATAACAATAACTTAATTCAGCTGAACAGTTTGGCCATATTTTCTAAGAGCTGGTTGAGCCTAGACTTTTTTGGACCACATACATTTTCTTTGAAATGAGTGTAAACCTTTTTGACAAATACATAACTTTATATGCGTCACATGGATGCAAGTGCAAGTACCAACTGAACTGTGATATCATTTCATTTTCACCTCTACTAATTAAACTACCAGTGAATTAAAAGTATTGTCAGTAAAAAATTGTCTTCCTGAACTAGTCCTATCGGTATGCATCTGTTAATTTGAGTGTGcagacgatattgtcttactatgAGATGATACTCAAACCATGCAACTGTTACTTCACTAGTTAAAAATCAGTGTCTTTAGGAATGTCATGCGCTTGACAACTTTCAAGTACATAGTACAAAACTGGCAGAACCAGTGCCTGCACTCATTCTTGGTTGTGAGTAGTTGGTGGTCGGAAAGTCTGTGTATATGGGTAATTGTTGGTGATGGCGTGAGCGATGGGATCAACTCAAGTATATCGAAAGCCAGAGACGTTTATGCTAATCTTAACCAACATTgatgccttcgtgatgttaatCTGGCTGTAAAAGTTCGGACCTACAACGCGCCGATGAGAAGTTTTGCTCAGTGCTTGTGAAAACTAGCCTCACCGTATTTAGGATGTTAAGTGACTATGTTTGGTCACTGTTGTCTATGAAGGACTATCAACATACAGTAGAAACACCACGCTAGTAATGTAGAGGTTCAGCAACGTGTGCTCGGGCACATTGACAATAACTCAATTAGTGTCACTGTCTTGAAAGACCGACTTTGGTGACTTGGACATGTACCACGAACGTTGTCCCAGAGAATTTCACATTGTGCATTATTTCCCAACGCTGGGGTTGCTTAGAAAAAGCAGTGATAGGTTTATGAAATGGTGTCGTGGcttgaaagaaagctatatgGGACAAGCATATGTTGGTTATTCACGATTCTCTAGCTACAGTGGTTTGAGATGTCAGATATAGCTCCAAATACGCCCCTGAGGTAGTCGGTTTTACAGCGATAAAACAGAACAGAGCAAAACGATGCACAGAAAACTCGTCCATTGGATGGCAGACGAATATCTCGCAAGTTGTCCCGAGATTTtgtcaaacaaccaaccaagGTTAATGAGACAGGATAAGTGAAACGAACGACACACTCAGCTACTTCACCCCCTATCATCAATTCAGAAATTGATGCAGACCCGTCCAGAAGCAATATTTTGAATTTCTGAGAAGAACGCATCTCAAACATCCTGCCACTGATACTTAAGATGGTTAGAAAACTGTACTTCTCAGTTTTTGTCATTATTAGATGATGAAACTGTTATCTCTTAAcgaatttatatttattttattttaacacatagatattggtacaaggagacaccaaatacatatgcgccacacaaatctcatttgatatgtgtgagggctgtgataccgcccgggtgcccaaaccgaagcaggtggttttcttaagaggccacacccagagccttcgacctgaaggtctgatccacaaggcagtgggggatcgtaaggagatgcagtcccatggaagccggtgaccaacaatcggttcatgcgccatttgttccttcaggttactggagcccatgtgcaccattggtttggaatccggttaaagcgccggacattcgcttttcgttctctcattttcgtaaacaacaaccacGCCACACACACTTGGATTATTGAAGCTGATATTCCAGGTACTATGATAGTCGGACTGATTTCTCTGTTGTCACCGCAAAATGTATTTCCTCCTTTCTCGCAGACTAGGACGACCGGTCAGATGGAACTACGTCCAGTTCTCAGGCTCTAGCTGAGATCTTAATCTAACTGCCTTACGTAACCTTGCCAGTCAACTTATAGATGACGTTTCCGGAGGGAAGTACTGAGTAAGGTTGTTGTGGTTTGATGTTATTTAGACCAAACTAGTAACCCAAAGATTCGAAAGTAAACGGTAATTCGTATCACACATTCCGCAGATGTCACTTACCGGCATTTCCAAAATCACCAGCCAAATCTGATGCCTCATTGATAAACTTGTCAATATTTTTTTCGTGAGCCAAAAAGTTAGGTCTAATAACTTTTTCGTAGATTATGATAGCTCCGTTAGGTGATGTTGGGATCATCATAAACAAGAAAAATAGAGACTGAGTGGGTCAATTCACAAGTAAAAACAAACCTTTAGCAGTGAATACAATGGTATCCAAAAAAACAATATATCAGTTAATGACTCGATAACACTGAATGTTGCGAAAACAACCCAGTAAGTGAGCCACTTTGTATCATCCCCCTTATCAGACGTCTCTAATGCTTTGATCctgaaaacttaaaacaatttTGCGCAAGTTACGATCTGTATGCTGGATAGATGAATCCAATAAGGTTTGCAATGAAGCTAGTCCCATAACCGAAAATGAGGTACAGAAATATCAATACAGCACTTCCTGTTTATAAATTATGATCTCTAACACTATTATTACCAGTAACGATGTATAGTCTGTCGACACCTGACTTTTTTTCCACCTTCTCCAATAAACCTGTGAACCAGTTCTTTTGTTTCAACGAATCTTCCAAGATTTTACGGGTACCCGCTAACCTTTCCATGTTTAGATCCTTTAAAAATACGGGTCGCTTTAAGGATGAAATTAGTGTAAATAAAGCACATTAACATATAACCTGAATTATGAAGATCCACAACGACACATAGATATGATTTCGGATTTTAGTAATAGAGATAGACTACCAAATCAGTtacattgtagcggtaaataaatccccaaaataaatagctctataggttttcgacattggatgctgaccagattagttttaattgactcatctagctgaaggcgctcgatcatgcatccgcgccagatcacgtgtgggaacgccgtgctcaacatctactgcaattgctagccagactagatcagacaattctgATATATTgacaatcgtcaaatacaacttctgatctactcgattttgtcttttgatttctcttggtgagTAGGAGTTATGTctgaaggtgttactggttaaagcgttgtcaaacactgaatacctgtgccatcttcaacaCTATTACTACTTGTGATATTGATAGTATATTGTCTCGTTAATCCAGACAGGATAAAACTGAAGTTCTGGAAGTTCATGTTGGAAATTGTAAGAGTTTATTACAAGATACTATGAGGTCAAGATCCCAGGACAAGTCAGTTCAATTCAGAAAATGTGAGCAGTTCTACTGATACCATTAGAAGTTTTGTGCTAAATCAACCGGATCCAGTCAAATATGAGTCTGGCCAACACAGACTCCTAAGAATATGGACATgacggtaaataaatccccaaaatcaatagctctgcaAGTCTTCGACACTTGGTGCTGACCatattagttttactggacgCACCTAGTCAAAGGCGCCCGGTCATTAATCCGCACCAGGTCATCAACAGGTAGTCCGTGCTTCACATCTGCAACCGCCAACCAGCTTAGACTGatcacttctcgatatatcgatatttcatcaaatatatcttttaaCCTCTTTGCTTCTGGCTTTCGAATTGACTGGGTTGGCATATTTCGATTATAAAGGGTGTTAATGGTTAAGATGTTGTCAAACTATGAATGCTCATGGCATTTTTATTGGCGAGCCTAACGCGGTCCAGTACACCGATTTCTAgactgtgagtctgttctttTTAAAGCTTTATCATTTTTTACTTCGATTTTTGAATATTGTGATGATTTATTAGCATTTTTGGATATATTTAGTCTCGTTCGATGCTATACTTTAGATTCGTTATGACCGAACAGACTCCTAAATTATTTAAGACCAAGACTCTTCCGCCATCCTCGTTTCAGCTAATAACATTTTGGCACGACAACATCGATGCCTAGTTCTGTTACATATAAACTGACTTCCACGAACACGGCGTGACAGACCTATGTCCACAATTCCTCGCAGCATTGAAGTCACTACCGAGCGTTTACAGCAGGTACGTCatacctagtatgtttactagtgatgttttggAACCTTAAAAAACTCCGAAGAAAACTGTTCTAATGCAGGAAGATCTCACCAATCGACAACAGTTGGACCAACTCCTCAACAACATCGATCTACGACATGACTCAGACGTATTGTTATGAGTGAGGGGGTCATTGTTCAACGGACCTTTGACGGTGGTCTGCTTAGAGAGcttttcttgtctaaacttccACAACAGGTGCAGGTGAAGCttgtttcattttaaaactACACTGTAAACGAAATGGATGCATCTGCCTACCGGATTCTGGAGATCACCAGAACTTCGAACACCGTGATCTACTCAGTCCAACAAAAGTCTCAGATGATGCGAAAAGGCGTCACACAACTCTGCCATACTCTGACACGTTACCCTCCTATTCGTATTGACCGCATACGCTCCCGAACTTCTCGAAGGAGTCCTC
This window encodes:
- the REEP5 gene encoding Receptor expression-enhancing protein 5 (EggNog:ENOG410VBJB~COG:U), producing MERLAGTRKILEDSLKQKNWFTGLLEKVEKKSGVDRLYIVTGSAVLIFLYLIFGYGTSFIANLIGFIYPAYRSIKALETSDKGDDTKWLTYWVVFATFSVIESLTDILFFWIPLYSLLKSLFFLFMMIPTSPNGAIIIYEKVIRPNFLAHEKNIDKFINEASDLAGDFGNAAKKKATEAISQDLMGKKD